Proteins encoded by one window of Bacteroidales bacterium:
- a CDS encoding ATPase, translating to MPFRKLDRVRENINIKLYRHKNYVIISMRALSFLVSLIAIGTIIYYHGFPVTPESQSFTILVIKLSFTFYIFKYLIKIFYHFHPLEFLKSNSFEGLILLLVLLDGIASLIMGDSVVKTTFINLGMPNMTVYYGLFIQIYFFLIIAIEVGKASQKIAIFKLGPSALLSMSFILLIISGAGLLMLPEMTVKGIRWIDALFTSTSACCVTGLTSVDTATAFTFKGKTIIMFLIQLGGLNILSFATFFATFYKSAAGLKYQSLLKDIISTDKLSNTRILLRKIFMFSIVIELTGAVLIFLTWPNEMHFSTMGQKIYFSLFHSVSAFNNAGFALFTDNLYDIGIRHAYNLQLIIAALIFLGGIGFIVLEDIFSVRRIKLRHELKWKKLLVHSRVSLNTSLVLIIAGALVFYLVERNKGISGYSLYGSIVSSVFQSVTCRTAGFNSVDFTRLAQPVLIFMMMLMYIGASPGSTGGGIKTTTFAIILRSAWNTIRGRKYLEMQKHTISLDNINKAYSIALFSLSLIFISTFMLSITDGDIPFINLLFEEISAFGTVGLSTGVTSSISYAGKMILIMTMYIGRIGTLTLALAITRKAYYTKYRYSEINILVG from the coding sequence ATGCCTTTCAGAAAACTCGATAGGGTTAGAGAAAATATTAATATCAAGCTTTACAGGCACAAGAACTATGTAATTATTAGTATGCGTGCCTTGAGTTTCCTGGTATCTCTTATTGCTATCGGAACAATCATTTATTATCATGGATTCCCTGTTACACCTGAATCTCAGAGTTTTACTATCCTTGTTATAAAATTAAGTTTTACCTTTTATATCTTTAAATACCTCATTAAAATATTCTACCACTTCCATCCTTTAGAATTTCTTAAAAGCAATTCTTTCGAGGGATTGATATTGCTGCTTGTTTTGCTGGATGGGATCGCATCACTAATCATGGGTGATTCAGTGGTAAAAACCACTTTTATTAACTTAGGAATGCCAAATATGACCGTGTACTACGGTCTATTTATTCAGATTTACTTTTTTCTCATTATAGCCATCGAAGTTGGAAAAGCAAGCCAAAAAATAGCCATTTTTAAACTCGGCCCATCTGCCTTGCTCTCAATGTCATTCATACTTTTAATTATTAGCGGAGCAGGTTTGTTAATGCTTCCCGAAATGACTGTAAAGGGAATCCGATGGATTGATGCATTGTTTACTTCCACCAGCGCATGCTGTGTAACCGGACTCACATCAGTTGACACAGCTACTGCATTTACTTTTAAAGGGAAAACAATTATTATGTTCCTGATACAACTGGGTGGTTTGAATATATTGTCTTTTGCTACTTTTTTTGCTACTTTTTATAAAAGTGCTGCCGGATTGAAGTATCAGTCTCTCCTGAAAGATATTATTTCTACAGATAAATTGAGTAATACCAGGATACTTTTGAGAAAAATCTTCATGTTTAGCATTGTAATTGAGTTGACCGGTGCTGTACTTATCTTCCTTACATGGCCTAATGAAATGCATTTCAGTACAATGGGGCAGAAAATTTATTTTTCATTATTTCATTCTGTATCAGCTTTCAATAATGCAGGATTTGCATTATTCACTGACAATCTTTATGATATCGGTATCCGGCATGCCTACAACCTCCAATTGATTATTGCGGCACTTATTTTCCTGGGTGGAATTGGATTTATCGTACTGGAAGATATATTTAGTGTGCGCAGAATCAAATTGAGGCATGAACTGAAATGGAAAAAATTGCTTGTTCATTCCAGGGTATCTCTAAATACATCGCTGGTCCTCATAATTGCCGGAGCATTGGTTTTTTACCTTGTTGAAAGAAATAAAGGCATTTCCGGGTACAGCCTTTATGGGAGTATAGTATCCTCTGTATTTCAATCCGTTACTTGCAGAACTGCAGGGTTCAATTCAGTGGATTTTACCCGACTGGCACAACCTGTCCTGATTTTTATGATGATGCTGATGTATATTGGAGCTTCCCCCGGATCTACCGGAGGAGGGATTAAAACAACAACTTTTGCCATCATTCTAAGGTCAGCCTGGAATACCATCAGGGGAAGAAAATACCTTGAAATGCAAAAACATACCATCTCTCTTGATAATATTAATAAAGCTTATTCTATTGCACTCTTTTCGCTTTCGCTGATTTTCATCTCAACATTTATGCTATCAATCACTGATGGGGACATTCCCTTTATTAACCTTTTATTTGAGGAGATATCTGCTTTTGGAACGGTTGGATTATCTACAGGGGTGACTTCTTCAATCTCCTATGCCGGGAAAATGATTCTGATCATGACCATGTATATCGGAAGAATTGGAACATTAACTCTTGCTCTTGCTATTACCCGAAAAGCTTATTATACCAAATACCGATACTCTGAGATTAATATCCTTGTAGGATAA
- a CDS encoding alpha amylase C-terminal domain-containing protein, producing the protein MSNLKNNIPAIITIDPWLQPVTNDVIARYERFIQRLTDIETNHKGISKFSSAYQYFGIHFNADENCWIYREWAPEAHSLYLTGDFNDWNQTSHPLLRIDNGVWEIKLDYSTYKDSFIHESKVKVLVNSQIGSNLRIPAYIYRVLQDDDTKNYSGQLWFPEKFDWKKDSFDPASIGQLLIYEVHVGMAQEEEGIGSYKDFTKKVLPRIKKAGYTAIQMMAIQEHPYYGSFGYHVANFYAASSRFGTPEDLKELIRTAHKMGLAVIMDIVHSHTVKNLNEGLNLFDGSEHQYFHPGQRGEHPNWDSKLFDYGKPEVIQFLLSNVKFWLEEFHFDGFRFDGVGSMMYYHHGDEPIDNIHKFFTDGVEWDAVTYLQLANYLVHKIKPSAITIAEDVTGMPGLSMSLSDGGLGFNYRLGMGIPDFWIKYLKDLPDEEWSIREMWQVLNDRLPYVSTVAYCESHDQALVGDKTIAFRLMDKEMYFHMQVDDTNPVIDRGISLHKLIRLFTISLGGQSYLNFMGNEFGHPEWIDFPRVGNDWSYKHARRQWSLLDDPMLKYQFLAAFDKEMIELVKKQELLTSSLYANELNIDDENKCIIYERGNLIFIFNFHVDRSIPDYEFFVPKKGKYKVILNSDNKAFGGHGRIDESIQYQTMPEQHGKSNRLRIYLTNRTAIVLEQIKH; encoded by the coding sequence ATGTCCAACCTGAAAAATAACATTCCTGCCATCATTACTATCGACCCCTGGCTTCAGCCTGTTACCAATGATGTAATAGCCCGGTATGAACGATTTATTCAGCGCCTCACCGATATTGAAACGAATCATAAAGGTATTAGCAAATTTTCATCAGCCTATCAATATTTTGGAATTCATTTCAATGCAGATGAAAATTGCTGGATCTATCGGGAATGGGCACCTGAAGCACATTCATTATATTTAACCGGTGACTTCAATGATTGGAATCAAACATCCCATCCCCTGCTGAGGATAGACAATGGTGTTTGGGAAATAAAGCTGGATTATTCCACTTACAAAGACAGTTTTATCCATGAGAGTAAGGTTAAAGTGCTGGTAAATAGTCAGATAGGATCAAATCTTCGAATTCCAGCCTATATTTACAGGGTACTCCAGGATGATGACACAAAGAACTATTCAGGGCAATTGTGGTTTCCGGAAAAATTTGACTGGAAGAAAGATTCCTTTGATCCGGCTTCAATCGGGCAACTTCTCATTTATGAAGTACATGTGGGTATGGCTCAGGAAGAAGAAGGCATTGGCTCCTATAAGGATTTTACGAAGAAGGTACTACCCCGGATTAAAAAGGCGGGTTACACTGCGATTCAGATGATGGCCATCCAGGAACATCCTTATTATGGTTCATTTGGATACCATGTAGCCAATTTCTATGCAGCTTCATCGCGATTCGGTACACCTGAGGATCTTAAGGAACTCATCAGGACTGCCCATAAAATGGGATTAGCTGTAATTATGGATATCGTTCATTCCCACACTGTTAAAAACCTAAATGAAGGATTAAACCTATTCGATGGTTCAGAGCACCAGTATTTTCATCCAGGTCAAAGAGGCGAGCATCCTAATTGGGATTCAAAACTATTTGATTATGGTAAACCAGAGGTTATACAATTTTTACTCTCTAATGTGAAGTTCTGGTTGGAAGAGTTCCATTTTGATGGTTTCCGGTTTGATGGTGTGGGATCTATGATGTATTATCATCATGGAGATGAACCAATTGATAACATTCATAAGTTTTTTACCGATGGTGTTGAATGGGATGCTGTGACTTATTTGCAGCTCGCCAACTATCTTGTTCATAAAATTAAACCCTCGGCAATAACTATTGCTGAAGATGTAACTGGAATGCCAGGGCTCTCTATGAGCCTTTCTGATGGTGGCCTGGGCTTTAATTACAGGCTAGGTATGGGTATCCCTGATTTCTGGATTAAGTATCTGAAAGATCTTCCTGATGAAGAATGGAGTATCCGCGAAATGTGGCAAGTGCTTAATGATCGCTTACCCTACGTGAGTACTGTTGCCTATTGTGAATCACATGATCAGGCGTTAGTTGGAGATAAGACCATTGCTTTTCGCCTGATGGATAAAGAGATGTATTTTCATATGCAGGTTGATGATACAAACCCTGTAATCGATAGGGGCATCTCATTACACAAATTAATCCGTCTTTTTACCATTTCTCTCGGAGGCCAATCCTATCTCAATTTCATGGGAAATGAATTTGGTCATCCGGAATGGATTGATTTTCCCAGGGTCGGCAATGACTGGAGTTATAAACATGCCCGCAGACAATGGTCACTGTTGGATGATCCAATGTTGAAATATCAGTTTCTGGCTGCATTCGATAAGGAAATGATTGAACTTGTCAAGAAACAGGAATTGTTGACCTCATCATTATATGCCAATGAATTGAACATTGATGATGAAAACAAATGCATTATCTATGAAAGAGGAAATTTGATTTTTATTTTCAATTTTCATGTTGATAGGTCCATTCCTGATTATGAATTTTTTGTTCCAAAGAAGGGAAAGTACAAGGTAATTCTTAATTCTGACAATAAAGCTTTTGGCGGGCATGGCAGAATTGATGAGTCAATACAGTATCAAACGATGCCTGAACAGCATGGAAAATCAAACAGATTAAGAATTTATCTCACTAATCGAACAGCTATAGTCCTGGAACAAATTAAACACTGA
- a CDS encoding SRPBCC family protein has product MKLFRRILLTVLVLVIVLVLTGFLLPRHVRIERSLVMPASRDLIFEQVNDFRNWHGWLPWLSLDSTMQVTFSGPQSGVGALLIYESNHSDVGNGKLLITDSQPYDSILLDLNFMENGTSTGKFLFTSDDQGTLVRWILESDLGDNPISRWFGLFMDRMVGNDFEQGLANLNEITSKIPAKPIIAVLEKEIPQRIVLSIRDTASPSTIESKLEDFYKKISTVIKQKKLTTTGVPFSLYHSYSPQSFDVEAGIPVNKKITNTGEVECKEFPATKAAMASYFGPYTTTAIVYEAIEKYIKEKSLIISGGPWEEYITDPGMEPDTSKWQTDIYFPLK; this is encoded by the coding sequence ATGAAGCTATTTCGGCGGATTTTATTGACGGTTCTTGTACTGGTCATTGTTCTGGTGCTTACCGGGTTTTTATTGCCCAGGCATGTAAGGATTGAACGATCACTTGTAATGCCGGCCTCCAGGGATTTAATTTTTGAACAGGTAAATGATTTCAGGAACTGGCATGGTTGGTTACCTTGGCTAAGCCTGGATTCAACTATGCAAGTGACCTTTTCCGGTCCTCAATCAGGGGTTGGTGCATTACTTATCTATGAAAGTAACCACAGCGATGTTGGGAATGGGAAACTACTAATAACTGACAGTCAGCCTTATGATTCAATTTTACTGGATCTTAATTTTATGGAAAATGGTACCTCTACCGGTAAATTCCTTTTTACCAGTGATGATCAGGGTACATTGGTAAGGTGGATTTTGGAAAGTGATCTTGGTGATAACCCTATTTCCAGGTGGTTTGGTTTGTTTATGGATCGAATGGTTGGAAATGATTTTGAACAAGGACTGGCAAATTTAAATGAGATTACCTCAAAAATTCCGGCAAAACCGATTATAGCTGTTCTTGAGAAGGAAATACCTCAAAGAATTGTTCTTAGTATCAGGGATACTGCATCACCTTCTACAATAGAATCAAAACTAGAGGATTTTTACAAGAAAATTTCCACAGTAATTAAGCAAAAGAAACTTACAACTACCGGGGTTCCTTTCTCTTTATACCATTCTTATTCTCCTCAATCCTTTGACGTGGAAGCCGGGATTCCTGTGAATAAAAAGATCACAAACACCGGAGAAGTTGAATGTAAGGAATTTCCAGCAACAAAAGCAGCTATGGCTAGTTATTTTGGTCCTTATACCACCACAGCCATTGTTTATGAAGCCATTGAGAAGTATATAAAAGAGAAATCCCTTATTATAAGTGGCGGGCCTTGGGAAGAATATATTACCGATCCCGGCATGGAACCAGATACCAGTAAATGGCAAACAGATATCTATTTTCCTTTAAAATAG
- a CDS encoding tetratricopeptide repeat protein has product MKRTILLSAFLILVGMTFAQMKKDRTSAYNYWQKGDLLKAKEFIDKATAYPEAATDAKVWYYKGGIYLDLQMKPEFKILAPDALNISYDSYIKSKALDAKDEYKSDIVLRMQQIGGQLFNEGINFFTANDIDNALTNFERAISIGSDNKIVDTLAIYGSALCYEKKGEKAKAISTYESLISMQMNEKSVYSSLAMLYKENGEFEKATNTIENGLVRYPGDNDLIITQANLYISTNQHEKALISLGIAKEKEPNNTSIQYAIGVTYDLLKNDTMLPQADRDKYFNEAIKAYEETLKQDPTFFDALFNLGVLFFNKGGDIINAANKLPLSETKKFDELMAQGNVYLNKALPYFEDGEKINPNDKQLLVSLKEIYTRLNMLDKMKAVNDKLQ; this is encoded by the coding sequence ATGAAAAGAACCATCCTCTTGTCAGCCTTCCTTATCCTGGTAGGGATGACATTTGCCCAAATGAAAAAAGATCGCACAAGTGCCTATAATTACTGGCAAAAAGGCGATCTGCTCAAGGCTAAGGAATTTATTGACAAAGCTACAGCTTACCCTGAAGCTGCTACTGATGCCAAAGTTTGGTATTACAAAGGTGGAATTTACCTCGACCTGCAAATGAAGCCTGAATTCAAAATATTGGCTCCGGATGCATTGAATATCTCTTATGATTCCTATATTAAATCAAAAGCTTTAGATGCCAAGGATGAATATAAGAGTGATATCGTTTTAAGGATGCAACAAATTGGTGGACAGTTATTTAACGAAGGTATCAATTTCTTCACTGCCAATGATATTGATAATGCCCTAACTAACTTTGAACGGGCGATTTCTATTGGAAGCGACAATAAAATAGTAGATACATTGGCTATCTATGGTTCTGCTTTGTGCTATGAGAAAAAGGGAGAGAAAGCCAAAGCAATTTCAACCTATGAAAGCCTGATTTCAATGCAGATGAATGAAAAAAGTGTCTATTCATCATTGGCAATGCTTTACAAGGAAAACGGTGAATTTGAAAAGGCAACAAATACTATCGAGAATGGCCTGGTCAGATATCCTGGTGACAACGATCTGATCATTACGCAGGCTAACCTGTACATTTCTACCAATCAACATGAAAAGGCTTTAATAAGCCTGGGTATTGCTAAAGAAAAGGAACCCAATAATACGTCCATTCAATATGCAATTGGAGTTACTTATGACCTTTTGAAAAATGACACCATGTTACCACAAGCTGACAGGGATAAATACTTTAATGAAGCCATTAAAGCTTATGAGGAAACTTTGAAGCAGGATCCAACATTTTTTGATGCACTGTTTAATTTGGGTGTATTGTTTTTTAATAAAGGTGGAGATATCATCAATGCTGCCAATAAACTGCCTTTAAGTGAAACAAAGAAATTCGATGAATTAATGGCTCAGGGAAATGTTTACCTGAATAAAGCATTACCGTATTTTGAAGACGGCGAGAAAATAAATCCTAATGACAAGCAATTATTGGTTTCATTGAAAGAAATCTATACTCGTTTGAATATGCTTGACAAAATGAAAGCTGTAAACGATAAATTACAATAA
- the gyrA gene encoding DNA gyrase subunit A, which produces MDNVQDGERIVQVNIENQMKAAYIDYSMSVIVSRALPDVRDGLKPVHRRVLFGMLELGVLSNRPYKKSARIVGEVLGKYHPHGDSSVYDAMVRMAQEWSLRYPLVDGQGNFGSIDGDSPAAMRYTEARLRKISEELLADIDKETVDFRLNFDDTLEEPTVLPAKVPNLLINGSSGIAVGMATNIPPHHLGEIIDGCIAYVDNRDITIEELMKFIIAPDFPTGGIIYGYDGVREAYETGRGRIMMRGETTIETDEKGRECIIASSIPYQVNKAEMIKKTADLVNDKKIEGIHDIRDESDRNGLRIVYELKKDAVPNVVLNKLYQYTGLQTSFSVNSIALVKGRPYQLNLKQMITHFIEHRHEVVIRRTQYELREAEKRAHILEGLLIAIDNIDEVISIIRGSKTPEIARTGLIERFELTEIQARAILDMRLQQLTGLKRDELRKEYEELLKMIDYFRSVLADESLRMEIIKNELAEIKEKYGDVRRTRIEHTAKDFRIEDTIADEAVVITISHMGYIKRTALAEYKRQNRGGRGAKGSDIRDEDFLEHLYIATAHNYMLFFTEKGKCFWMRAFEIPEGAKTSKGRAIQNLLNIESDDKVRAIINLKDLKNEDYVNNNFIILCTKKGTIKKTSLEAYSRPRVNGINAININEGDQLLEARLTDGANEIVMALRSGRAIRFNERNVRPMGRNATGVRGITLAGKDDEVIGMICVNTEAEDILVVSENGYGKRSKLDDYRVTNRGGKGVKTINVTDKTGKLIAIKNVTDFNDLMIINRSGLIIRMAVGDLRIMGRATQGVRLINLKDDDTIAAVAKVEVDEDDEILDENFGDDSADVDGMNIENPVTNETDAPARDTDKTLPDSDEESQDETK; this is translated from the coding sequence ATGGATAATGTTCAGGACGGAGAAAGAATTGTACAAGTAAATATTGAAAATCAAATGAAAGCGGCTTACATCGATTATTCGATGTCAGTCATTGTTTCAAGAGCACTTCCTGATGTAAGGGATGGATTAAAACCGGTCCATCGCCGTGTTTTATTTGGTATGCTGGAACTTGGAGTGCTATCAAACAGACCTTATAAGAAATCTGCCCGTATTGTTGGGGAAGTTCTTGGTAAGTATCATCCGCATGGCGATAGTTCTGTTTACGATGCTATGGTTCGTATGGCTCAGGAATGGTCATTGAGATATCCTTTAGTCGACGGACAGGGAAACTTTGGGTCGATTGATGGAGATAGCCCTGCGGCGATGCGTTATACAGAAGCCCGGCTCAGAAAGATATCAGAAGAATTATTGGCTGATATCGATAAGGAAACTGTTGATTTCAGGTTGAATTTTGATGATACCCTAGAAGAACCAACTGTTCTTCCTGCGAAAGTTCCAAACTTACTGATCAATGGATCATCAGGAATTGCAGTGGGTATGGCAACCAATATACCTCCTCATCATCTTGGTGAAATCATTGATGGCTGCATTGCTTATGTTGACAACAGGGATATTACCATAGAGGAATTGATGAAATTCATCATTGCTCCTGATTTTCCAACCGGAGGAATCATCTATGGTTATGATGGTGTAAGGGAGGCTTACGAAACAGGGCGTGGCAGAATTATGATGCGTGGTGAGACCACTATCGAAACCGATGAAAAAGGCAGAGAATGTATCATAGCCAGTTCTATTCCCTACCAGGTGAATAAGGCAGAAATGATTAAGAAAACTGCCGACCTTGTTAATGATAAAAAAATTGAAGGAATCCATGACATACGCGATGAAAGCGACAGGAACGGATTACGGATTGTTTATGAACTCAAAAAGGATGCTGTTCCCAATGTTGTTCTGAATAAACTTTATCAATATACTGGATTGCAGACTTCCTTCAGCGTTAACAGTATTGCATTGGTAAAAGGAAGGCCTTATCAGCTCAATCTCAAGCAGATGATCACTCATTTCATCGAGCATCGCCACGAGGTTGTAATTCGCCGTACGCAATATGAACTGCGGGAAGCTGAAAAAAGAGCCCATATCCTTGAAGGTTTATTGATCGCTATTGATAATATTGATGAAGTTATCTCTATAATCAGGGGATCTAAAACACCGGAAATTGCACGCACAGGTCTTATCGAACGATTTGAACTCACTGAGATTCAAGCTCGTGCCATTCTTGATATGAGATTGCAGCAACTTACCGGACTGAAGAGAGATGAGCTTAGGAAAGAATATGAAGAACTTCTGAAAATGATTGATTACTTCCGTTCAGTTCTGGCCGATGAATCACTCAGAATGGAAATAATAAAAAATGAACTTGCTGAAATCAAGGAAAAATATGGTGATGTGCGACGTACACGAATTGAGCATACTGCCAAAGATTTCCGGATTGAAGATACTATTGCCGATGAAGCTGTTGTGATTACCATCTCACATATGGGATATATCAAACGTACAGCTCTTGCAGAATATAAAAGACAGAACAGGGGAGGCCGTGGTGCTAAAGGATCGGATATAAGAGATGAGGATTTCCTTGAACATCTTTATATCGCTACCGCACATAACTACATGCTCTTCTTTACTGAAAAGGGGAAATGCTTCTGGATGAGGGCATTTGAAATTCCTGAAGGTGCTAAAACCTCCAAAGGCCGGGCAATTCAGAATCTTCTTAACATAGAATCAGATGATAAGGTTCGGGCAATTATCAACCTGAAAGATCTCAAGAATGAAGATTATGTCAATAACAACTTCATCATTCTCTGTACAAAGAAAGGAACCATTAAAAAGACTTCCCTGGAAGCTTATTCACGACCACGTGTAAATGGTATTAATGCAATTAATATTAATGAAGGTGATCAGTTACTTGAAGCACGATTGACAGATGGGGCCAACGAAATTGTAATGGCTCTGCGCTCAGGACGGGCTATCAGGTTCAATGAAAGAAATGTTCGTCCAATGGGACGTAATGCTACAGGAGTGAGAGGAATCACTCTTGCTGGTAAGGACGATGAAGTCATTGGCATGATCTGTGTTAATACTGAGGCCGAAGATATACTCGTTGTTTCTGAAAATGGATATGGCAAACGGTCGAAACTAGATGATTACAGGGTTACCAACAGGGGAGGCAAAGGTGTAAAAACGATCAATGTCACAGATAAAACCGGTAAGCTGATCGCTATCAAAAATGTAACCGATTTCAATGACCTGATGATTATTAACCGATCAGGATTAATTATCAGGATGGCCGTCGGTGACCTTAGAATTATGGGACGAGCAACTCAAGGTGTCAGACTTATTAATCTTAAAGATGATGATACAATTGCCGCTGTTGCTAAGGTAGAAGTTGATGAAGATGATGAGATACTGGATGAAAATTTTGGTGATGATTCAGCTGATGTAGACGGGATGAATATTGAAAACCCAGTTACCAACGAAACTGACGCTCCAGCCAGGGATACTGACAAAACTCTTCCTGATTCAGATGAAGAAAGTCAGGATGAAACTAAATAA